TAGTGAtagtaacttgcccagggccatCCAGCTAGTTAGACCAATGACCCTCGTGACAGCTCTGTAGTTCCTACTCCCATTTCGTAGACATGAAAACGGAGTCTCAGCAGCTTGCCAGAGATCACCTGGTACCTAGTGTTGGGCTCGGAATTCCAAAATCTTCATGTTTATCTCCAAATAGAAAGGTGTCCAATAGCCGAGTGTGACCCTACTAATGAGGAGGATAAATCCACTCCGGCCAACGACGGAAACACCTGACAAAATGTCATCCCAGACCTAGGTCACCACTGAGGCTCGAAGTCCCGAAGCATCAAGACCTTTGGCTgcattcccaggatgcaagggtagttcaatatttgcaaatcgatcaacgtgatacagtACGTCCACAAGAGAACGTATAAGAACCACGTGATAATTTCCATAGacacagaaagagcatttgacaaagtaccatttaatccattcatgattaaaaaccctcaacaaagtaggtttaaaggCAACATACCTCAACCTAATAAAGGCTGTATGTGAAAAACGCATAGTAGACATCCTACTCGATGGTGAAAAAGTGAGAGCCTTTCCTCTAAAGATCAGGGACAGGATAAGGATGTGCACtctttaccacttttattcaacatagtactggaagtcctagccacagcaatcagacaagaaaaagcaaTCAAGGCATCCGAGTTGATGAGAAAACAGGAACAcacactatttgcagatgacattatactatTATATAGAACACCTGAGAGACCACCAAAAAACCACTAGAACCGATAAATGATTTTGGTaaggttacaggatacaaaatcaatgtgcagaaatacattgcatttctacacactaataataaGGCAGCAGAAAGATtaataatcccccccccccaaaaaaaacaaaaacaaaacctaggaataaacagaaggaggtgaaagacctgtactctgaaaactacagaacactgatgaaaggaattgcagaggacatgaacaaatggaaagattccacgctcatggacaggaagaataaatattgttgaaatgtctggactactcaaagcaatccatggatttaatgcaatccctaccgaaataccaccagcattttgcacaaaactaaaataatcccaaaatttgcatggaaccacaaaagactctgaatggccaaagtaaccttgaaaaagaaaagcaaaactggaggtacCCCAATTTTAGATTTCAAGGTGTGCTACAAAGCTATAGGAAAACAATGTGCCCAAAGCAGACACAGATCAGCGGaacagacagcccagaaataaacctaccaTCATATGATCAAtttaatcttcgacaaaggaggcaagaatatacaatgggggggggggggggagggaagacagccttggggcacctgggtggctcagtcgtttaagcgtccaactttgatttccactcaggtcatgatctgtgagtttgaaccccgcatcaggttctgttctgacagcGCAGAtcatgcttgggatttttctctctctctgcctcttccttgctcatgctctctccctctcattctctttctctttctctcaaagttaaaaaaaaattagagcccCTTTAACAAAGACGTTGGGAAagctggatagccacatgcaaaaaatgaaaacgaccactttcttacagcatatacaaaaataaactcaaaatggattaaggacctaaatgtgacacctgaaaccataaaaatcctagaagagagtacaggcagtcatttctctgacactggccataggaacgtctcctgaggcaagggagacaaaagcaaaagtaaactattaagactacatcaaaataaaaaaccttctgcatatcaaaggaaacaacaaaactggggctcctggctggcccagttgggagagcatgtgactcttgatctcgggggttctgagtcccacatagggtgtagagattacttaaaatctttaggggcgcctgggtggctcagtcggttgagcgtcgcacttcagcctcccccgcccccggtcatgatctcacagtttataggTTCGAGCACCATGTCtagctttgcgctgacagtgtggagcctgctttggatcttctgtccccctctctgcccctccctgacttgcgcacgcactttctttctttctctctcaaaaataaacattaaaaataaatgattaaaaaaataaaactaagacattctcctgaatgggagaagatacttgcaaatgatatatccaataaagggttagtatgcaaaatatataatgaacttctacaactcaacataaaaaaaaatcaaaaataggcgtaagacatgaatagacatttctccgaagaagacatccagatgcccaacagacacatgaaaagacgctcaacatcactcatcagggaaatgcaaatcaaaaccccaatgaggtatcacctcacacctgtcagagtggttaaaataaaaaacacaagaaaccgccatggagaaaaaggaaccctcgtgtactgttggtggtaatgcaaactggtgcagccactgtggaagatggtgggcacctggatggctcagttggttaagtatctgacttcagctcaggccataatctcatggtttgtgagtctgagccccaagtcgggctctacACTGTGTTAAcgtcacagagcctgcttcagagtctgggtccccctctgcccctcccccgctcactctcccaaatataaatgaatagacattaaaaaaaaaaaaaaaaatagaattaccatatgacccagtaattcctgtactgggtatttacccaaagaatacaaacacaCTTATTCGAAacgatacatgcacccctatggtTTGGGGGGGCTTAAGatttttttaggtaatctctatatccaacgtggggctcaaacccagagctccgagatcaagagtcacatgctccactgacccAGCGGGCCAGGGCCCcccacccctatgtttattgcagcattatttacagtagccatattatggaagcagcccaagtgtcccttgagagatgaatggataaagaagaagtcgTATACACATACattggaacattactcagccacaaaaaagaatgaagtcttgtcatctacaacaacatggatgggtctagagggtattatgctaatcgaaataagccagagaaaggtaaataccatatggtttcactcatatgtggaatttaaaaaacaaaggaaaagaaaaaaaagacaaacctgaaaacagactcttagagagaacacactggtggccaccagaagggaggtgggtgggggatgggtaaatgGGTGACAGGGATTCAGAGTCCACTTAAcatgatgagccctgagtaatgcacagaattactgaatcactatattgtacatctaaaactaatatagCAAAGTATGTTACCTGTGTTGGAATTATGACTTTcaattcattactttttaaaaaaagagatgatcGCGAAGAGCTCGGCGTCTGTCAGCTCCCAGGAGGACGAGAGGCTGTCCTGTTGTCAGGCAACAGGATGCAGTCTCATCACGATGCAAAGGCAGCACGTTGGCAGTTTTTCTTAAACTTTGTACCCTTCATTACTTTTTAGCCTTTGGTACCTACTACAGCTGTTCTAGGTAATATGGAATAGTGcagggggcgcctgcgtggctcagtcggttgagcgtctgacttcagctcaggtcacgatctcacggaccgtgacttcgagccccgcgtcgggctctgggctgacggctcagagcctggagcctgcttccggttctgtgtctccctctctctctgcccctcccccgttcatgctctgtcgctctgtctcaaaaataaataaacgttaaaaaaaaatttttttttttaaatggaatagtGCAAAGCTAATTCCGTATCAACATTTGGTCTGTTTCATGATGTCCTTCAAGGAGGTCTGTTACTCTTACTGCCTACACAAGCCTGAGACCCATTAGGCTGTGACCACAGATATCACCATATCTCAGCAATATCGTTTGAGGACACTTCCCAGTTGTTAGAGTTACGCACTGTAACACCTAGCACATGGGGACAGGAGTCAGAAGGACAGGGCAGGTGGGGTCCTGGAACATGACAGCTCCGTGGCATACCCAGGAACGGTGGGTCACTGAGCAGACCTCCCCGTGGGAAATACTGGTCACAAAGCCAAAGTCACAGTAGTCTTCCACAAGTACTGCTTAAGTTCAAACGccagaggaggagaaagcagtTGGAGAGCCTCCGTGAAGGAGCGCTGCCCTAAGTCTGCAGCTGGCGGGTCCCAGCGGCTCTCAGAATCCGGTGTGAGTGAACGCCACGCTAGAGCACACCTGAAATGCAAACTCAGGCCTGAAATTGGGAGGGTAGCGACACTGGGAGGGCAGCCAGACACAAAACGAAATCAGAGCAAGATTAGTGACACAAGCCGGCCAGGAACGGGGAGCAGGAAGTCAGGAAACAGCAAAAGTGTAAGGTGTCAGGCTCCACGCCACCCTCTCCCTGCGCCAGCCTGTCATCCCCTTGACCTTCCTGCCCCAAGGTAAAGGAAAACGTCAGCATCTTTTGCTCTCCTGGTTCTGTTTCCCCTAGGTGTCCTGTCCTCTAACTTCCTGGTGACGCTCCCCACGGAGTAACAGACAACCCCTTATTGTGCTGTCTGAACCTCTGTCACCGCAGAGTGGGCGCATTACCTGGAAGGGCGTCCCTCCCTGCAACCCGCTAATCCTGCCCAGCACCTCGGTCGGGGTCGTGGGAGCACAGTCGGGAAGCCCAGGCCTCCCCACCCGCCTTGGTCCCTTCGGGCTCCTAAGACACGCAGTCAGGCCTCCACCGAGGAGCACCTGTGAGGTTCTGCACCAATCGGCCGCTTCTCCACAGCGCGGGGAGCAGTGAGGACCCAGGGCCGGCAGGAGGGGGCCTCTCCCCGACCCGCAGCCTCTGCCCTGGAGCCagtgacacacacacaagttCAGCGCCCACACTTTATTGGGACAAAGGAGGGGCGGGCGGACCGGCACCACGGGCCCACCCAGCAGGGGGGTCGGGAGCACAGAATAAATACAAGCAACGTGGGCGCTGCGGGGTGTCCATGCGCAGGAAAGAGACCAGGCCCTTCCAGTGTGGGGACGGTCCGCTCGCAGACGACGAAGGCAGAGGTGCGGCTGGGAAGGGAAACGGTTCCTTACGcaggtgggaagaggagggaggtggagggaaattCCTTTCGTACTTAGAAGACGAGCAGGTTTCAGGGAGGATGGAGAGCGGATCTCACATCGGCAGACACGGACgcgggggggtcgggggggggggcgacagGTCATATTGCAGACAGGCCAATGCTTCTGCGGCGCCTGCACAGGTCACCGTTCCCGGGGGGGCGACGCAGCCGGAAAGGCCCTCGGCCTAGAGGACCAGAGACGTGTACCCCACGGGCACCAGCCCCTCGGCGCCATCGCGCCCACAGCGGAGCCAGTCCTCGTCCACGGTGCCCAGGACTCGCAGCACCTCCCCGCGCCGGAAGCTCAGCTGACCGGGTCCCGCGGCCGTGTGGTCACAGAGCGCGCGCACTGCCCTGCGGACCGGAGGGACAGGCCAGGTGAGGCTCCGGGAGAGGCGTGGGGACCGACTGCCCGGCCTCCCCACCAGTCCCCCCCTCAGGACCAGTTCCTCCTCCTAGGCCCCCTCGGTTGCAAACACACCCCCttgctctcccccaccctgggggggggggggggggtctcctgcCAGAATGTGCAGCGTCCTGACCCCACATCCAATCGTCCCCACCCCCCGAAAAACTTGTTTGGCGCCTGTATCTCCTTCACTCCATCTGCCCTCCTCTTGGACGCCACTGCAGTCCTCACTCCTGGGCCCCAGGGCAGGGTCTGctcacctctccctgcccccgtCCCCCCAGGCTGCCTCCCAGGGCCTCAAGGATGGAGTCCGGGTTCCTCCCACCCACTGAGGCCTCAGGCATCTCGCTGCTGCCATCACCCTGGTACCCCCTACACAGCTGCGCCCCCAGACCTGGCCCCGAGGGACTCAGTCCTCCCCTCCCAGAGCATCCACCACACGGGACTGCGCGTTCCTGCACCGGGGTCCTCCCTGGGCCACAAGCTCCGTGAGGGCACGGACTCCAGTGCCCGTGCCTTCGCGTTCCCTCCCAGAGCATAACGCCCGGCTCGTAAGAAGGACTTGAAAAGAATCGTTGAGCGAAGGAAAAGCCAAGAAACTGAATTCAGGGGCGCCTAGTGGCGCAGTCGGTAAAGCGGCTGACTCTGGATTTCCACttaagtcacgatctcacgattcatgggttcaagccccatatggggctctgtgctgacggtgcggagcctgcttgggattctctctctctctgtccctcccctgcactcgcgctcgctctccctcaaaataaataagcttaaaaaaagaaaagaaggggcgcctgggtggcgcagtcggttaagcgtccgacttcagccaggtcacgatctcgcggtccgtgagttcgagccccgcgtcaggctctgggctgatggctcggagcccggagcctgtttccgattctgtgtctccctctctctctgcccctcccccgttcatgctctgtctctctctgtcccaaaaataaataaaaaatgttaaaaaaaaaaatttaaaaaaaaaaaaaaaaaaaaaagaaaagaaaagaaacctaatTAGGTGCACTGAGACAACCAGGCTGAGGCCAGACTCCGGAGTAGAAGCAGGTCTGAACCTGAAAAACCCTCAGGGAAGCATGACCCCTCAGAGGACAGCAGCAAGTGACCTGTCCCAGGCACCCGCCGGGCACCACAGGCCTCACACACTTAGGCTTAGTCTTCCTAAGACCATCGCCAACGGACGAGAGAGAAACGGGCTGAGAGGCAGCAGGGTCACACTGGTCACCAGCTGACCTCGTGGCCCCAGGCCTCTGCGCCACGACCGCCGTGACCCCCACTCTCCCCAAGCAGAAGCCGCCCTCCTGACCTGTGGGTCTGCGGGGCGCTCGGGGCTGCGGCCTCAGGCTCCTCGGGGGAAGACAGAGTCTCGGGAGGTGGCGCCCGCCTCACCAGAGCCAACACGCTCACTGTCGGCGGCAGCCAGCTGGACGGTCTCCTGGACGAAGGACACAGGGTCACAGGGGTCACCGGGCATCCAGAAAAAGAACCCAAGAACCCGGGGTTTGGGAGGAGGGaagacgtgggggggggggggcgcctgacTCAAAACAGGTCAGGGACGGGTCACTGCTGGGAGCACGGAGGCAGCTGCAGGACACAGGCACCCGCACGGTGATCGGTGATCagcggggggggggcgcccaCCAAGGTCACCGATGCCCCGGAAGGGGCCTCTGGGACCAGCGGGCTCAGGGAGGCCCCGAGGCTCACTGGACAGGCCGAGGCCACCGTGGCCAAACCCCAGGGCAAGAGCACAGAGGGCACCTGCGGGGCTTGCAGGGCGGGCCTAACGGGAACCACCTGCCGCTCGGGCCCTAGGGAGACAAGCCAGCCAACCTCTGGCACAAACGGTCTCTATAGTTTCCAACTGGGATGGCTGGGGGCTCTGAGAAGGGGCCAGAGTCCTGGAGGGGCCCGGCTACCCCATTACCTGGACTTCAAGGCTCCACCGTCGGCTTCTGTGACGCCCCCCGGCGCCCCAAACAGTCTCCCCAGCCACACGCCTCTGCCTGGTGCCGCTTCCTCCGCGGGCAGGGGCCCGTCCTGGGCGCCTTCGGCGGTGCCGGAGGGACGCCAGGACCTCCACCGGGGGAGAGGGAAGCCCTCGCCGCTCCCGGACGCGTAGACCCGGGAGGCCTGGGTCAGCTGCTCCCACCAGCCGCCGGGTGCGGGGGGGCTCGCGGGAGCTGAAGGGCCTGGAGGCGTCTCCCCGGAAGCCCCCCGAAGGCTCTGGGCCAGCCGCCCCCCCCAGTGCAGCACAGCCCGCACGGTGTGCTGCAGGGCCGGAGGcgagcccggggcgggggcggtgggaGGCGGGCCCAggggcaggtggtggtggtgttcgAAGAGCAGGTCCAGGTGGAAAGTGAGCACGGACAGCGGctgcagcagcaggagcagctcGGTGGTCAGCGCGGGGCAGCCGCCGCGGGCCAAGGAGAAGAAGCCGGTGGGCAGATACAGGAGGGACAGCAGGCCTGGGGACGTGCAGGCTGCCGTCGGGCCCCGGTCCGGCCTCCGTCCACGCTGGGGGCACAGAGCCCACGCGCCCCTGCCCCGGCGGAACCCGGGCCCGCGGAACAAGGGTGGCACATAACTCGCACGAGGGAAAGGGGGCCTTGAAGGCCGAGGGAGCAACCCGGAGCCTCAGGGAAGGAGGACGCCGCGAGGGATGAAGATGAGCAGGCCTCCTGGGGTAAAGACGACCCAAAGAGGGCCGTGGGGCAGGAAGGATGGGGAAGAAGACTGCCCCGGGGCCCGGGGAGAGCCCCAGACCTGGAGGCcggggaagaaggcagaggccTGCTAACCAAGCTTCTGGAGGTGTCGGTGAGGACTTGGGTCTCTCCTGTTATGGGCGACGGGAAGCACTGAAAGCCTGAAGCGGCAGGGTAATCAAAGTCGCGCCTGGGGCCAAAGTCACTCTGACGTCAGTGGGACCGACAGGAGAggtgcccgccccccctccccgcggcTCAGGGCCTGACCTGCGTCTTCCTGGAGGCTGGAAAACCACAGCTCCAACTGCTTCGTGCTGGGGGTGGCAGGAAAAACGGAGTCCGGGATGAGAGATGAGCTTCGCAGAGGCGACAGCCCTCTCTGGGAACCAGAGCACCGCTGCGTCCCACCAGTGCACCCGCGAGGTCCCCGGGGCTGGGAGGAGCGCCAGAAAACAGGGCCACTCACTTGAGGAGGCCCAGGATGAAGGCGTGgaagcggctgcggctgctgctcaGCGGGGCCAGACGGCTGACCTGGCTGTACAGGGTCCCCAGCGAGCGGGTGCCGGAGCCTGCGGACGCCGCGTTATCAGCCGGGCCCAGGCCTGcgcgcgcccccgccccgccccgcccgggccCGCCCCACCTGGCTTCACCGACGCCTCCACCACGCTCCAGGGGCTGCTCCGGCGCTGCCCGGTGATGAGGTCCTTCCGGAAAGGCTTCAGCCCGTCGGCCACCAGGGCGTGGAGGGCCGGGCAGAGGGTGGTCAGCACCAGGTGCCCCACGTCTGGGCTCAGCCGGCTGTCCCCCAGCTGCGCCTGGGGGCGGGCACAACGCGGCACGTCGGCCTCCCTGCAAACCGCGCGTGCGGGCCCCGGGGGTCCCCTCTCGCCCCCGCTGCCTCCCCCACAGACACCTTCACCTTCTGAACCAAGTTCCGGGCGGCCCCAAAATGCGAGATGATCTTATCCACCGAGACGCTGACGGCTATCAGGAGCCCTAAGAGGGCCGGGCAGGGAGGTCGGTGCCCGCGCTCACCCGAGGGCCCCGCAGACCCTCGGTTCGCGCACCGTGACCCCGGGGGCCGGGCGTCCACACCAGCCGCAGCCGACTCGGCAGCCGGGGTCAAGAGTCCGAGCGTCCTACCTTTCTTCTGCTCCTGCAGCTGGCCGGCCCCACCCTGGGTTTCTGCCATCCACCGTCGCTGGGCCCCGGGGGCGCCGGCGAACGACCAGGAGCTCCGGGCTGGGGTGAAGGAAGAACGCGGCGGCGTGACCCGAGGGTGACCCGAGGACGCCGGGCCGGCGCACAGGTCGCCCGCAGGCCGCAagggggcagggccgggggcagggccaggcgcagcgccccccccccccgccccgccccgcgcgcgcCGCCCGCACCCGCGCCCACCTCCGCCCCGAAGGCCCCGGGCGGGACTGCGCGCTCCCCGCCGGCCGGACGCGTGTAGGGAGGGCAGCCCGGGGAGCACGTGGGGGGCCTGGGCCAATGGACGGACAGACAGACCGACCTCCGGGAGTGGGAGGAGACGCAGCGGGAGGGGCGGCCGGGGATCGGGAGGCTGGGAGGCGCGGGCGGGGCCCACCGGGTCCCGAGCcagcctctctcccaccccccgaGCGAGGCGCGGccagcacaccccccccccacgccccggTGCGCGGGGGGCGTGACCCGAGGCCCGTCGCCCGGCGCTAGCTGGGACGCCCTCGGCCCGCGCCCCCCACGCCCGGACCTCgaggcccagggcccagccccgcggcaggcgggcaggcgggcgggcgggcgcggggggcgggcggGCCCGGGTCCGTCTTACGTAGCCTGGGCGGAGGCGGCGGGCTCCTGGTCCGGCCGGGGGCCTTCGGCGGGCGCGGCGGCGGTGGCAGCGGGGGGGCGGGCacctggcggggcgggggggccgcGGCGGGGAAGGTGCTGCTTCTGGGAAAGAGCGGGGACAGCAGCAGTGCCAGCTCGGGGCTGGCCAGGCAGGGTAGGGCCCCCCGGGCCGGGGGCGAGTGCGCGCCCACCGGGGACAGGCGCACGGGCAGCAGCCGCAGTCCCGCGCGGGGCGGGCCGGCCCGAGGCGGGGTTCCCACCGCGCCCGCGCCTTCCAGCAGGGGGCGCGCGTCGGCCGCGGCCcggggggcgggcggcggcggcggcggcgggggggcaCCGGCTgcagcggggggcggggcggggcggcgggggcggggcggcagCCAGGCGGGGcgggcggagaaagagggagcagaGAGTTAGTGCCGCGGCCCGGCGGCGCCCCCCAGGGTCCCCTCCCGGAGCGCTCGCCGCCggcggccgggggggggggggaggcggtctgcgggaggggggcggcgggcggCACCCACGGAGGGGGCGGgccggaggcgggggcggggccgcagcccggcccccacccccacccgccccgccTCCGCCCCGCGCTTCCCCGCGGCCGCTTACCCGCACGGCCGGCCTGCGCGCCCGGCTCCTCGGGCTCCCGGGCGGCCGGGGCCTGCTCTCCAGCCGCGGGGCTGCCCGGCCTGCCCTCCTCGGGCGGCCGCTCGGCGATGGGCTGCAGCCCGGGCCGGTTCTTCCTCCTCCGCGGCGGgacgggcgggggcgggggccgggacGGCACTAGGGCCCAGCCAGCCGGGGGGTCGCGGGGCGgcagcggcgggggcggggcgcggctCCGGGACCGCAGCTCCTTGAAGGTGGTGACCTCCCGCGGCGGCGCCGGGGAGCCGCCCAGGGAGCCGCTGGGGGGCAGCTCGCTGTCGGGCGAGAAGACTATGAGCCAGTCGCTGCGGTCCTTCTTGACCTGCGGCGCGAGGGGCAGCCCCGGGCCCCGCTTGCGCTTCTGGGCCAGCTCGTGGAAAGACGTGACGGTCCGGCGAGCCGCCGGCTCCTCGCTGACGTCACGCCTGCACCCCGCCTCGGCTCTCCCCGCGTCTGCTTTCCAGCCGGGGTCGGCTACCCCCGAGGCGGTTTTGCGCCCGGAGTCGAGTTGTCCGGGTTCCGTTTTCCAGCTGGAGTTACTATGCCCACTGATTTTGCAGCTAGAGTTATTGTTCTCCGCGATTCTCCAGCCGGCTTCCGCTTTCTCCGTGTCAATTTTCCAGATAGGGTTGATTTTCCAGCTGGGTTCCGTCTTCCCAGCGTCGGTTTTCCCATCATCATCATCCGCCTCTGGGAGCTCGGAGGCAGGGAGGTCCTGCTCCCCACCCTCGTCGTCTTCCTccagccccggggaggggggctccAGGCAGGCGGTCAGGGCGTTGCAGTTGGAGTCCAGGCCAGGGCCCGGAGGGGAGGACGCTCCGGAGCAGGAATCGGGCGAGCAGCAGAAGCTGTCCGGGGAGCAGGCGCCAGGGCCTGCGGAAGCCAGTGGGGAGCCCTGCTCCAGGGGGGTGATGCTGGGCCGAGGGCGGACATGCTCGTCGCCAGGGAGGCCCCGCGAGTACACGGAGACGGGGGTCTCGTCAGGGCTAAGATCTGAGCAGGAGCTGAGCGAGGAGGAGCAGCCCGGGTCCGAGGGGGAGGCAgccccctcttcctcctgggcCGGGTCCTGCCGGTTTTCCAAGCCTGGCCCGTGCTCCTGGCAGCAGCGGCAGGGCACGGCTGGGCTGTTGGAATTGGCATCCACCAGGGCCCCGCTGCAGGGGCCCCGGCTCTCCTTGCCCCCGGtgtcccctgggggaggggacgtGCTCAAGGGCCCCTCCCGTAGCTCAGGACGGCGGGACAGGTGCAGGCCCAGAGAGACATGCTGGAGGTGGATGTGGTTGAGGTTGCAAAGTAAAGCCCTCTGAGGGGACAGCATTGTGCCGCCGGCGACGGGATGGCCTCTCGACAATCAGGAGGATCGGGCCTCTCACACCCGCCTACCTGGCAACCGCAGACGCAGACCTGGAAGACAGGGACGGTGAAACCCAGCCACAGAGGGCGCGGGCCGCGGGAAGGACACCGAGGTGACTGACAGCTGCAGCAGGCATGAAAGGCGCCGGCCGCTTCGGACAATATTTAAATGAGATGCAAATGTCCACCGACTGACCGTTAGTTTCCACTGCAGTATTTGCAGGTGGAGCCGAAGGGAGCCCCCCGGGAATGgggcggggagggtcagagaatgCGGCTGCGCTCTGGATCTCCGTGGAGGTGCGGGGGCTTGAAAAAGGATGGGGCCCGGAATGGAGCCCCAGATCGTCTCTGCTGCGGTctggcccccgcc
Above is a window of Neofelis nebulosa isolate mNeoNeb1 chromosome 15, mNeoNeb1.pri, whole genome shotgun sequence DNA encoding:
- the RUSC1 gene encoding AP-4 complex accessory subunit RUSC1 isoform X4, whose amino-acid sequence is MAETQGGAGQLQEQKKGLLIAVSVSVDKIISHFGAARNLVQKAQLGDSRLSPDVGHLVLTTLCPALHALVADGLKPFRKDLITGQRRSSPWSVVEASVKPGSGTRSLGTLYSQVSRLAPLSSSRSRFHAFILGLLNTKQLELWFSSLQEDAGLLSLLYLPTGFFSLARGGCPALTTELLLLLQPLSVLTFHLDLLFEHHHHLPLGPPPTAPAPGSPPALQHTVRAVLHWGGRLAQSLRGASGETPPGPSAPASPPAPGGWWEQLTQASRVYASGSGEGFPLPRWRSWRPSGTAEGAQDGPLPAEEAAPGRGVWLGRLFGAPGGVTEADGGALKSRRPSSWLPPTVSVLALVRRAPPPETLSSPEEPEAAAPSAPQTHRAVRALCDHTAAGPGQLSFRRGEVLRVLGTVDEDWLRCGRDGAEGLVPVGYTSLVL
- the RUSC1 gene encoding AP-4 complex accessory subunit RUSC1 isoform X3 → MLSPQRALLCNLNHIHLQHVSLGLHLSRRPELREGPLSTSPPPGDTGGKESRGPCSGALVDANSNSPAVPCRCCQEHGPGLENRQDPAQEEEGAASPSDPGCSSSLSSCSDLSPDETPVSVYSRGLPGDEHVRPRPSITPLEQGSPLASAGPGACSPDSFCCSPDSCSGASSPPGPGLDSNCNALTACLEPPSPGLEEDDEGGEQDLPASELPEADDDDGKTDAGKTEPSWKINPIWKIDTEKAEAGWRIAENNNSSCKISGHSNSSWKTEPGQLDSGRKTASGVADPGWKADAGRAEAGCRRDVSEEPAARRTVTSFHELAQKRKRGPGLPLAPQVKKDRSDWLIVFSPDSELPPSGSLGGSPAPPREVTTFKELRSRSRAPPPPLPPRDPPAGWALVPSRPPPPPVPPRRRKNRPGLQPIAERPPEEGRPGSPAAGEQAPAAREPEEPGAQAGRAARSSWSFAGAPGAQRRWMAETQGGAGQLQEQKKGLLIAVSVSVDKIISHFGAARNLVQKAQLGDSRLSPDVGHLVLTTLCPALHALVADGLKPFRKDLITGQRRSSPWSVVEASVKPGSGTRSLGTLYSQVSRLAPLSSSRSRFHAFILGLLNTKQLELWFSSLQEDAGLLSLLYLPTGFFSLARGGCPALTTELLLLLQPLSVLTFHLDLLFEHHHHLPLGPPPTAPAPGSPPALQHTVRAVLHWGGRLAQSLRGASGETPPGPSAPASPPAPGGWWEQLTQASRVYASGSGEGFPLPRWRSWRPSGTAEGAQDGPLPAEEAAPGRGVWLGRLFGAPGGVTEADGGALKSRRPSSWLPPTVSVLALVRRAPPPETLSSPEEPEAAAPSAPQTHRAVRALCDHTAAGPGQLSFRRGEVLRVLGTVDEDWLRCGRDGAEGLVPVGYTSLVL
- the RUSC1 gene encoding AP-4 complex accessory subunit RUSC1 isoform X1; this encodes MLSPQRALLCNLNHIHLQHVSLGLHLSRRPELREGPLSTSPPPGDTGGKESRGPCSGALVDANSNSPAVPCRCCQEHGPGLENRQDPAQEEEGAASPSDPGCSSSLSSCSDLSPDETPVSVYSRGLPGDEHVRPRPSITPLEQGSPLASAGPGACSPDSFCCSPDSCSGASSPPGPGLDSNCNALTACLEPPSPGLEEDDEGGEQDLPASELPEADDDDGKTDAGKTEPSWKINPIWKIDTEKAEAGWRIAENNNSSCKISGHSNSSWKTEPGQLDSGRKTASGVADPGWKADAGRAEAGCRRDVSEEPAARRTVTSFHELAQKRKRGPGLPLAPQVKKDRSDWLIVFSPDSELPPSGSLGGSPAPPREVTTFKELRSRSRAPPPPLPPRDPPAGWALVPSRPPPPPVPPRRRKNRPGLQPIAERPPEEGRPGSPAAGEQAPAAREPEEPGAQAGRAAGAPPPPPPPPAPRAAADARPLLEGAGAVGTPPRAGPPRAGLRLLPVRLSPVGAHSPPARGALPCLASPELALLLSPLFPRSSTFPAAAPPPRQVPAPPLPPPPRPPKAPGRTRSPPPPPRLRKTDPGPPAPRARPPACPPAAGLGPGPRARSSWSFAGAPGAQRRWMAETQGGAGQLQEQKKGLLIAVSVSVDKIISHFGAARNLVQKAQLGDSRLSPDVGHLVLTTLCPALHALVADGLKPFRKDLITGQRRSSPWSVVEASVKPGSGTRSLGTLYSQVSRLAPLSSSRSRFHAFILGLLNTKQLELWFSSLQEDAGLLSLLYLPTGFFSLARGGCPALTTELLLLLQPLSVLTFHLDLLFEHHHHLPLGPPPTAPAPGSPPALQHTVRAVLHWGGRLAQSLRGASGETPPGPSAPASPPAPGGWWEQLTQASRVYASGSGEGFPLPRWRSWRPSGTAEGAQDGPLPAEEAAPGRGVWLGRLFGAPGGVTEADGGALKSRRPSSWLPPTVSVLALVRRAPPPETLSSPEEPEAAAPSAPQTHRAVRALCDHTAAGPGQLSFRRGEVLRVLGTVDEDWLRCGRDGAEGLVPVGYTSLVL